The genomic DNA GGCACCTTCACTGGTAATTATGGCACGTTCTTGTTTCGGAATATCATTAAATTTATCTTTACTATCTTTGTTTAACTTTTCAAGTTGTGCAAGATAAGTCTTACCTTGTTTCTCATAATCTGATTTATGTGATGCGTCGGCTTTAATCAGTTGTTCTTGAATATTCTTCACATATTGAATACCATTATCCAAACTTAACCAAGCGTGGGGGTCAATCTTATCTTTATTACCTGTTTCGCCATTTAGATAGATGGGTTTAACACCTTTAGACACCGCGAAGACTGACTTATCATCAGTAGATTTACCAGCTTGTTCTAATGCTTTCTCAAACCAACCGTTTCCAGTTTCTAAATTAAATCCGTTATAGAAGATAACATCTGCATCTGTCAGCTGCTTAATATCTTTCGGTTTAACTTCATATTCATGTGGGTCTTGACCAACAGGCACAATACTATAGACATCTACATGATCGCCACCCACGTGTTTAACCATGTCATAAATAATAGAATTGGTTGTGACAACCTTTAATTTATCGTGATGCTTCGCATGTTGCTCACTTGAATTTGAACCACATGCTGCTAGAACTAGAATCAATGCAATCAGTAATGGTATAAATTTTTTCATGTTGTTTGTACTCCTCTATACTTTGTTTTTATTTTTAAAATAAATAATGTAACGATATAAATGCTGAATGTTGCAATCACAATCGTTGCACCACTCGGAAGATTATAAATAAAGCTGAAATATAGGCCAATGATAGAACTTATTACGCCAATCAAACTTGCAATCATCATCATTGAATATAAATGTTTCGTGATTAAAAATGCGGTCGACGCAGGGGTGACGAGTAATGCGACGACTAGGATAATGCCTACTGTTTGAATACTTGCCACTGTTACTAAGGCAAGTAATAACATTACGAAATAGTGAATCACGGTAGTATTTAAACCGCTTAGACGACTAAAAGTAGCATCGAACGTTGATATCATTAATGGTCTGTAAAGTATGACAATCAATAACACCACGATGCTTCCAATGATTATTGTGGTCCAAAATGTTTGGCGGGTGATGGCGAGTAAGTTTCCGAATAAAATATGATGTAAGTCAGTTGCACTATTAATAAGACTGATGATTATAACGCCAGTCGCTAGAAATGCAGTGAAACTAATACCAATGGCTGCGTCGGGTTTCGTCTTACTATTATTTGAAATATAACCGATTAATAAACTAGCGATCATGCCAGTGACGAGTGCACCAATAAACATCGGAATATGGAATAGAAATGAGAGTGCTACCCCAGGTAAGACAGCATGACTCATAGCATCACCCAT from Staphylococcus taiwanensis includes the following:
- a CDS encoding metal ABC transporter substrate-binding protein, with the translated sequence MKKFIPLLIALILVLAACGSNSSEQHAKHHDKLKVVTTNSIIYDMVKHVGGDHVDVYSIVPVGQDPHEYEVKPKDIKQLTDADVIFYNGFNLETGNGWFEKALEQAGKSTDDKSVFAVSKGVKPIYLNGETGNKDKIDPHAWLSLDNGIQYVKNIQEQLIKADASHKSDYEKQGKTYLAQLEKLNKDSKDKFNDIPKQERAIITSEGAFKYFSKAFDIKPGYIWEINTEKQGTPSQMKQAIKFVKDNHIKHLLVETSVDKKSMKSLSEETDKSIYGEVFTDSIGEKGSEGDSYYKMMKHNIKTIHGSME
- a CDS encoding metal ABC transporter permease, with amino-acid sequence MTDFIQHLFDYQFLNRALITSIIVGIVCGTVGSLIILRGLSLMGDAMSHAVLPGVALSFLFHIPMFIGALVTGMIASLLIGYISNNSKTKPDAAIGISFTAFLATGVIIISLINSATDLHHILFGNLLAITRQTFWTTIIIGSIVVLLIVILYRPLMISTFDATFSRLSGLNTTVIHYFVMLLLALVTVASIQTVGIILVVALLVTPASTAFLITKHLYSMMMIASLIGVISSIIGLYFSFIYNLPSGATIVIATFSIYIVTLFILKIKTKYRGVQTT